In a single window of the Streptomyces sp. HUAS ZL42 genome:
- a CDS encoding helix-turn-helix domain-containing protein, which produces MLTGMTGNVPLNELGEFLKKRRAELSPRTVGLPDNNGPRRVAGLRREEVAQLASISTDYYTRLEQGRMQASAPVLDTLARVLHLDDDERGYLFQLAGKITTRTRSRGRQKVQPQLQRVLDDLTATPAIVQGRRGDILAWNALAAALVTDFSRIPERHRNYPRIIFTDPAMRTLYADWETSARLAVAQLRMEAAQYPEDPRLIELVGELSLRDKQFAQWWGDHRVAARTVGTKTLNHPVVGELVLDWDTLTANTDPDQHLTVWTAAPGSPTHERLRILASWAADQNLPASPPLN; this is translated from the coding sequence ATGCTGACCGGCATGACCGGCAATGTTCCCCTCAACGAGCTGGGAGAATTCCTCAAGAAGCGCCGCGCAGAGCTGAGCCCGCGCACTGTAGGCCTGCCCGACAACAACGGCCCGCGCCGAGTCGCCGGGCTGCGCCGCGAAGAGGTCGCCCAGCTCGCCAGCATCAGCACCGACTACTACACACGTCTCGAACAGGGCCGTATGCAGGCGTCAGCGCCCGTGCTGGACACGCTCGCCCGGGTGCTCCATCTCGACGACGACGAACGCGGCTACCTCTTCCAGCTCGCCGGCAAGATCACCACACGCACCCGCAGCCGGGGGCGGCAGAAGGTCCAGCCGCAGTTGCAGCGCGTACTGGACGATCTCACCGCCACCCCGGCCATCGTGCAGGGTCGACGCGGGGACATCCTGGCCTGGAACGCGCTGGCGGCCGCGCTGGTCACCGACTTCTCCCGGATCCCGGAGAGGCACCGCAACTACCCGCGGATCATCTTCACGGATCCGGCCATGCGCACGCTGTACGCCGACTGGGAGACCTCCGCGCGGCTCGCCGTGGCGCAGCTGCGGATGGAAGCCGCGCAGTATCCCGAGGATCCCCGTCTGATCGAGCTGGTCGGTGAACTGTCCCTGCGCGACAAGCAGTTCGCCCAGTGGTGGGGCGACCACCGGGTCGCGGCCCGCACGGTGGGCACGAAGACCCTCAACCACCCGGTGGTCGGCGAACTCGTCCTGGACTGGGACACCCTGACCGCCAACACCGACCCCGACCAGCACCTCACCGTCTGGACGGCCGCACCCGGCTCCCCCACCCACGAGCGGCTGCGCATCCTCGCCTCCTGGGCCGCCGACCAGAACCTGCCGGCCTCTCCTCCTCTCAACTGA
- a CDS encoding SDR family NAD(P)-dependent oxidoreductase: protein MTTFALVGAGPGLGLATARRFGAAGHTVALISRSAEKLNALTAELARDGIQARGFTADVLTTESLDAALYAAAAALGPIEILQYSPVPRADFMKPVLDATADDLDAPLAFSVKGPVTAVNAVLPGMRQLGRGTLLFVNGGSAVRPHPDRAGTSIAFAAESAYAGMLYDALAPENIHAAQLIIPGAIRPDAEHSSPEVLARRLYDIHLKRDGFRHYAEPLPD, encoded by the coding sequence ATGACGACCTTCGCCCTCGTCGGCGCCGGCCCCGGCCTCGGGCTCGCCACCGCCCGCCGCTTCGGAGCCGCCGGACACACCGTCGCCCTCATCTCCCGCAGCGCCGAGAAGCTGAACGCACTGACCGCCGAACTGGCCCGCGACGGCATCCAGGCGCGGGGCTTCACCGCTGACGTCCTCACCACCGAGTCACTGGATGCGGCCCTGTACGCGGCGGCAGCCGCTCTGGGGCCCATCGAGATCCTGCAGTACAGCCCCGTGCCCCGCGCCGATTTCATGAAGCCCGTCCTCGATGCGACTGCCGACGACCTCGACGCGCCCCTCGCCTTCTCCGTCAAGGGCCCGGTCACCGCGGTGAACGCCGTCCTGCCCGGCATGCGCCAACTCGGCCGCGGCACCCTGCTGTTCGTGAACGGCGGCAGCGCCGTACGCCCCCACCCGGACCGGGCTGGCACCTCGATCGCCTTCGCCGCCGAGAGTGCCTACGCCGGCATGCTGTACGACGCCCTCGCCCCGGAGAACATCCACGCCGCCCAGTTGATCATCCCGGGAGCCATCCGGCCCGACGCCGAGCACAGCAGCCCTGAGGTGCTGGCCCGCCGCCTGTACGACATCCACCTCAAGCGCGACGGCTTCCGCCACTACGCCGAGCCGCTGCCCGACTGA
- a CDS encoding cyclophilin-like fold protein has product MNIRLTIEGHRVDATLNDSATARDFAALLPLTLNLSDFHETEKIADLPRRLSTFGAPDAAEAKPGDLAYYAPWGNLALFYRGSGSSDAGLIILGSVHGDTERLATATKVTIETAS; this is encoded by the coding sequence ATGAACATCCGCCTCACCATCGAGGGCCACCGGGTCGACGCCACCCTGAACGACAGCGCCACGGCCCGCGACTTCGCCGCCCTGCTCCCGCTCACGCTGAACCTGAGCGACTTCCACGAGACGGAGAAGATCGCCGACCTGCCCCGCCGACTGTCCACCTTCGGCGCCCCGGACGCCGCCGAAGCCAAGCCCGGCGACCTGGCGTACTACGCCCCCTGGGGCAACCTGGCCCTCTTCTACCGGGGCAGCGGCTCCAGCGACGCCGGCCTGATCATCCTCGGCAGCGTGCACGGCGACACCGAACGCCTCGCCACCGCCACCAAGGTCACCATCGAAACCGCCTCCTGA
- a CDS encoding glucose 1-dehydrogenase: protein MNPTYDFTGQVALVTGAGSGMGLATARAFAEAGAAVALTDIDEAALNAAVKELTDSGHRVLALTCDVSDEDQVAAAVDRTVETFGRLDMAYNNAGIQIPPSDAADEPAERFDRVNAINLRGVWACMKHELRHMRAQGNGAIVNCSSLGGLVGLPGRASYHASKHGVIGLTTSAALEYAPRGIRINAVCPGTIDTPMVSDMIAKGELDRAEAEANQPINRLGTAEEIAQAVLWLCSPGAGFVVGVALPVDGGYVAR from the coding sequence GTGAACCCCACCTACGATTTCACCGGCCAGGTCGCCCTCGTCACCGGCGCCGGCTCGGGCATGGGCCTGGCGACCGCCCGCGCCTTCGCCGAGGCCGGGGCCGCCGTCGCCCTCACCGACATCGACGAAGCCGCCCTGAACGCAGCCGTCAAGGAACTCACCGACTCCGGCCACCGAGTACTCGCCCTCACCTGCGACGTCAGCGACGAGGACCAGGTGGCGGCTGCGGTCGACCGCACCGTCGAGACCTTCGGCCGTCTCGACATGGCCTACAACAACGCCGGCATCCAGATCCCGCCCAGCGACGCCGCCGACGAACCCGCCGAGCGGTTCGACCGCGTCAACGCCATCAACCTCCGCGGCGTGTGGGCCTGTATGAAACACGAGCTGCGGCACATGCGCGCCCAGGGCAACGGCGCCATCGTCAACTGCTCCTCCCTCGGCGGCCTGGTCGGCCTCCCCGGCCGTGCCTCCTACCACGCCTCCAAGCACGGCGTGATCGGCCTGACCACCAGCGCGGCCCTGGAGTACGCCCCGCGCGGCATCCGTATCAACGCCGTCTGCCCTGGCACCATCGACACCCCGATGGTCAGCGACATGATCGCCAAGGGGGAGCTGGACCGCGCCGAGGCCGAGGCCAACCAGCCCATCAACCGCCTCGGTACGGCCGAGGAGATCGCCCAGGCGGTCCTGTGGCTGTGCAGCCCGGGAGCCGGTTTCGTCGTAGGCGTCGCCCTCCCCGTCGACGGCGGCTACGTCGCCCGATAA